The nucleotide sequence GGACGTCACGCCCGAGGTGCTGCGAAGCCAGGTGGCCGGCCAGTGCGCCCGGCTCGCGCGGCTGGCCGTGGGCCAGGGCGTGCCGGTGCGCTACGCCAAGCCACATGGAGCGCTCTACCACGCGGCCAATGCGTCCCCGGCCCTGGCCCGCGCGGTGGTGGAGGGCGTGGTGGAGGCGCTGGGACGGAGCATCACCGTCATCGGCCCGGGCGCGGGAGCCCTGCGGGACGCGGCCCGGGAGGCAGGGCTGGACTACGCCCGAGAGGGCTTCGCGGACCGGGGCACCCGGACGGACGGAACGCTCATTCCGCGCGGGCAGCCCGGGGCCGTCCTCACCGAACCCGCGCGAGCCCGGGAGAACGCCGTGCGCCTGGCCACGGGCGGCGCGGTGGACACCCTCTGTGTGCACGGTGACACGCCGGGCGCGGTGGAGCTGGCCCGCGAGGTGCGCTCCACGCTGGATGCGCTGGCCCTGCCCTCCGAGCCCCTGGGAGACGGCGCGCTGCGGCTGACGCTGCCCGAGGGCCTGGAGCGCCGGGCCGCGCACGATGCGCTGTGCGCCCTGCCCGGGGTGGTGGACGCCGTCATCGCCGAGGAGCACGCCTGCGTGTACTTCGACCCGGACGCGCCACCCGACGAGCCCCGACTGGCCCTGGCGCGACTGCTGCGAGCGCCAGCGCCCACGGACCTGCGCCCGCCCACCACCATCCGCGTGTGCTACGACGGGCCGGACCTGGAAGCGGTGGCGACCCGCGCGGGCTTGACGGTGGAGGCGGTGACGAAGCTCCACACGGCCCGCGAGTACACGGTGCGCTGCGTGGGCTTCCTGCCAGGCTTCGCCTACCTGGGCGAGGTGGACACGCGCATCGCCGCGCCCCGGCTGGCCACGCCGCGCACGCGGGTGCCGGCGCTGGCGGTGGGAATCGCCGGTGGGCGCACGGGGGTGTACCCCTTCGCGTCGCCCGGAGGGTGGAACCTCATCGGCACCGCGCTGGACTTCACCGCCTTCACGCCGGAGCAGGGCGCGCTGCTGCGGCTCGGAGACCGGGTGCGCTTCGAGCGGGTGGAGTGATGGCGGGCTGGCTCGAAATCACGGGCGTGGGAGGCCCGGCCACGGTTCAGGACGCCGGCAGGCCCGGGCAGATGCACCATGGCGTTCCATCGGGAGGACCGCTGGTGCCGGAGCTGCTCGCCCTGGCCAACCGCGCGGTGGGCAACGCGTGGGGCCTGGCCGCCCTGGAGTCCTTCGGTCGGCTGGAGCTGCGGGTGCGCGGTCGGGAGGCGCGAGTCTCGGTGGACGGCCGCGCCTTCGAGGTGGCCGAGGGAGAGACCTTCACCGTGCCCGCGCCGGAGTCCACGAGCGTGCGCTACGTCGCGGTGGCGGGTGGGCTCGCGGTGCCGGAAGTGCTGGGAGGACGGGGCACGCTGCTGGTGGCGCGCCTGGGCGGACACGAGGGCCGCGCGCTGCGCCCGGGGGACGTGCTCCCGCTGGGTGACAGGGAAGGCACGCCAGAGACGCTGGAGCCCGGAGACGCACTGGATGCGACGGCGCCCATCCGCGTGACGCTCGGCCCGGACCTGGAGCGCTTCGACACGGCAACGAGGGCCTCGCTGCTGGCCGACACCTTCACCGTGTCACCCGCGACGGACAGGGTGGGAATGCGACTGAGGGGCCCCGCGCTGGCACATGGCGACGAAGGGGCAGGCACCTCACGCCCCATGGTGCGCGGAGCCATTCAAGTGACGCTGTCGGGCGAGCCCATCGTGCTCGGCCCGGACCACCCGACGACGGGAGGCTATCCCCTCATCGCCGCCGTCATCCGCGCAGACTGGGGCCGTCTCAGCGCACGCCGTCCGGGCGCGCCCGTGCGCTTCCAGGCCGTCAGCACGGCGGAGGCCCGAGAGGCGTGGCGCCAGCATGTGGAGCGCTTCGGGTCCGCCCTGCGCTGATGCCCCAGGCCGACGCGCGAGCGAGAGGCGACGTCAGGGCGCCTCCAGCTCCGGGGGCCACAGCGCACCGAGGTGCAGCTCGAGGTCCTCGAAGGGCTCGGCCCGGACCCGGGCCTCGCCGGAGTACGTGCCTCGCGGCAGCCATTGCTCACCCTGCTTCCGGAAGACCTCCAGCGTGCGCGACGCCGGGTCCACCAGCCACACGTACTCCACACCCTCGCGCGCGTAGATCTCCCGCTTGCGCTTCCGGTCCAGCGTCGCGGTCGACGGAGAGAGCACCTCGCAGACCCAGTCGGGTGCCAGGGTGAAATAGGGCACCCGCCGCATCTGCGGCATGCGCTCGCGCCGCCAGCCGGCGATGTCCGGAACCAGCACGTCCTGGCCGAAGTGCAGCTCGGGCTCATCGACAATCCACCAGCCGCCGGGACCTCCCTGCCCGACCTGGAAGGCCGTCAGCAGCAGACCTCCCAGCACGGAGTACGCCACCGCATGCGGGCTCGCCGGCCGCGGCATGGCGATGAGCTCTCCGTCGATGATCTGCCCGACCATGTTCTCGGGCAGTGCCTCGATGTCCGCATACGTCGCCGGACGCTTCGTCTCTTTGCTCATCTCGGTACTCCCCGGTCCTCCAAGCTCCAACCCTTCCATCATCAGCCCTGCCTCCCAGGAGTGAAACCCCACCTGCGACGGTGTGTCCACTCCTTCCTACTCCCCAGGTCTGACAACCGGCCGGGCGACCCTCCCCTGCCGGGTGGGCCGGAAAAATCGTCCGGAAGGGGTGAGGAAAAGAATCCGCCACCGCCGTTGAGAGGGACAGAAGGGGAGACTGGCCTTGCAACCTGCTTGCTCGGGTACAGAAGTTTCGAAGACCATGGGCACCTCGCGGAGGAAACGCCACGTGGAGCTGCGACAGAGCCCAGCACCTGCCGTGGGGGCCTCGAAAGACGCGGGGCTCGAGCAGCTCCGGCGCGACCTGGCACAGGCCGTCTCCCGGGTCTGCCCCCCCACCATGGCCGACCGACGCGATGACCTGGTGCAGAACGCGATGATGCGCGTCATGGAGCTCCAGCGACGAGCCCCCGAGCATGCCCCGCTGTCGCCGGCCTACCTGTACCGCGTCGCATACACGGCGCTCATCGACGAGGTACGCAACGTGGGTCGGCGCCGCGAAGTGGCGATGGACGTGGTGGAAGCGCTGCCCGAGCAGCCGACCTCACCGGACAACCCGGAGCGCGCCGCGGGGGCCGCGCAGATTGGCCGCGCGGTGCGCGACTGCCTGCAGAAGCTCGCGGAGGACCGCCGCCTCGCGGTGACGCTGTACCTGCAGGGCCACACCATTCCAGAAGCCGCGGCGCTGCTCGCCTGGGAAGGCAAGCGCACCGAGAACCTTGTCTACCGTGGGCTGAGCGCGCTGCGCGCCTGCCTCGCGCTGAAGGGAGTCGAGCCGTGAGCGAGCGCCCGCCCGACGACGACACGCCCGATGCCGCCGCCGTCGAGCGCCTCCGCGCGGCCTTCCGTTCCGGGGATGCGCCGGAGCAGGACGGCGAGCCCGTGGACCCGGACCGCATCTGGCGCGCGGTGACGGGTGAGGCGTCCCCCGAGGAGCGCCGTGAGGTCATCGCCCGCGTGGCGGCCGACCCCGCCTGGGCCACCGCCTGGCGCCTCGCCCACGCCCTGTCGCAAGCCGCGGCGGCGGCGCCCCAGGAGGCTCCGGCCAGCGTCACGTCCCCCGCGGACCTGCGCGCCCGTCGCGACACGGAGGGTTCCAGGTCCCGGGGACGCCGCTTCCACTTCGCCTGGAGCCGCCCTGTCTGGGGCGCGGTGGCGACGGCAGCGCTCGTGCTCATCGTGGTGGGCGTCTCCGTGCGGCAGTCGGGCGTCCCCGGGCAGGAGGGCGGCGACACGCCCACCCTGCGTGGAGGGGACTCGCTGGCCGTCGTCTCCCGGCTCCCCGAGGACGCGCCGCTGCCCCGGACCGACTGCGTGCTGCGCTGGAGCGAGGGGCCCGAGGGTACGCGCTGGTCGCTCCAGCTCTCGTCGGAGGACCTGAGCCTGGTCCACCGCGCGGACTCGCTGACGAAGAGCGAGTACCGGGTGCCCGCCGAGGTGCTCGCGGCGGTGCCGCCGGGAACGAAGCTGCTGTGGCAGGTCGAGGCGCGCCTGCCGGACGGACAGGTGCAGCGCAGCGCCACGTTCGTGAACCGGATTCAGTGAAGCTGTCCGCTCGAAAGAAGAGGGGGACTCATATGAAGGCAACGAGGATGACGATGGGGTGGACCGCGGTGCGCATCGGAGTGCTGGCGCTCGCAACCTTGCTGGGG is from Pyxidicoccus trucidator and encodes:
- a CDS encoding Uma2 family endonuclease, yielding MSKETKRPATYADIEALPENMVGQIIDGELIAMPRPASPHAVAYSVLGGLLLTAFQVGQGGPGGWWIVDEPELHFGQDVLVPDIAGWRRERMPQMRRVPYFTLAPDWVCEVLSPSTATLDRKRKREIYAREGVEYVWLVDPASRTLEVFRKQGEQWLPRGTYSGEARVRAEPFEDLELHLGALWPPELEAP
- a CDS encoding LamB/YcsF family protein — its product is MTECLLNIDLGELPGEDEQLYTLAHVANIACGGHAGDDASMRRALELCARHGTRAGVHPSYEDREGFGRQALDVTPEVLRSQVAGQCARLARLAVGQGVPVRYAKPHGALYHAANASPALARAVVEGVVEALGRSITVIGPGAGALRDAAREAGLDYAREGFADRGTRTDGTLIPRGQPGAVLTEPARARENAVRLATGGAVDTLCVHGDTPGAVELAREVRSTLDALALPSEPLGDGALRLTLPEGLERRAAHDALCALPGVVDAVIAEEHACVYFDPDAPPDEPRLALARLLRAPAPTDLRPPTTIRVCYDGPDLEAVATRAGLTVEAVTKLHTAREYTVRCVGFLPGFAYLGEVDTRIAAPRLATPRTRVPALAVGIAGGRTGVYPFASPGGWNLIGTALDFTAFTPEQGALLRLGDRVRFERVE
- a CDS encoding RNA polymerase sigma factor, with product MELRQSPAPAVGASKDAGLEQLRRDLAQAVSRVCPPTMADRRDDLVQNAMMRVMELQRRAPEHAPLSPAYLYRVAYTALIDEVRNVGRRREVAMDVVEALPEQPTSPDNPERAAGAAQIGRAVRDCLQKLAEDRRLAVTLYLQGHTIPEAAALLAWEGKRTENLVYRGLSALRACLALKGVEP
- a CDS encoding biotin-dependent carboxyltransferase family protein: MAGWLEITGVGGPATVQDAGRPGQMHHGVPSGGPLVPELLALANRAVGNAWGLAALESFGRLELRVRGREARVSVDGRAFEVAEGETFTVPAPESTSVRYVAVAGGLAVPEVLGGRGTLLVARLGGHEGRALRPGDVLPLGDREGTPETLEPGDALDATAPIRVTLGPDLERFDTATRASLLADTFTVSPATDRVGMRLRGPALAHGDEGAGTSRPMVRGAIQVTLSGEPIVLGPDHPTTGGYPLIAAVIRADWGRLSARRPGAPVRFQAVSTAEAREAWRQHVERFGSALR